The Nostoc sp. PCC 7524 nucleotide sequence AGCAAACTCCTGCGGCATCAATTCCGCCTGCGCTTTACTTACTGAAGTAAAAATAGTACCTAACGCCGCATCGTAATCTGCTTCCAGAAAATCTTGTAAAAAAGCCTGACGCTCAAATCTTGGTATAGGACGATGTAAAAATCTCGCCATAAACATCCTGTCAACAAATGGTATTTTCCCTAACCATTTGGGACGGAATTTCACAACATAACCACCAAATTTATGAAAAGCTGCAAAGGCTTTTTCATCGTACTCAAAAATGCCACTACAGGTCAAAATCCCCCGTTCCACTCGTTGGGGATAGCGGTTAAAAAACAAAGTCGCAACAGAAGCGCCCATTGAGTGAGCATTTACATAAACAGGCTGGAGCTGCAATTCATCGAGCAGAACCGCCAAATCTTCAGCGTATTCTTCTAGCTCATAAGTTAACTCTTGAATTGCCTGAGTTTTTTCTGGGTTTGATTGCGACTCAACCACCGACTCACTAGCTTGGACGACAGTTGGTTTGCCCTTGGAACGCCCAAACCCCCGTAAATCGTAGAGTAGACAATCAAATTCATCTAGTAAAGCATTGGCTGTACTTCTCCAGTACCTAGCTGAACCCGCCCAACCATGAATGAAAACCATCACAGGCTTTGCCAAACCACTAGATGGTTGTTTCACCCACTCGTAATAATGCTCAACGCCACGAATAGTAATATAAGGCATTAGTCAACAGTCCAAAGTCAACAGTCCAAAGTCAATGGTTATTAGTCAATAGCCTATTAACTAATAACTATTGACTATTGACTACTAAGCTGATTCTGGTTTGGGTAGTGAAGATGGATGTACTAGCAGTTCTGCTGTGGAACGCTTCTCAACCATTTCCCGTGTGACGGTGCAGCGAGTCACATCTTTACGAGATGGCAACTCGTACATCACATCTAGCATGAGTTCTTCGACAATTCCCCGTAATGCCCTCGCACCAGTTTTCCGCCGGTAGGCTTCTTGCGCGATCGCTCGCAACGCTTCTGGTTTAAAGTCTAATTGGACGTTATCCATCTTCAGCAGTTTTTGGTACTGCTTGACTAAGGCGCTACGTGGTTGGGTGAGAATTGCCATTAAAGCTTCTTCATCTAGGGGATCTACCACTGCTACCATTGGTACACGCCCGATAAATTCGGGAATCATACCAAATTTCACTAAATCATCTGGTTCGAGATGACGCAGTACATCTGCTGCCCGCTTTTCTTTTGATTGCCCGTCCCCAGGTTGCACAAAGCCGATTGACTTTTTGCCTCCTCTCTGCTCTACCACCTTCTCTAAGCCAACAAAGGCTCCACCGCAAATAAACAGAATGTTGCTGGTATCAATTTGAATGCAGTCTTGATATGGGTGCTTGCGTCCCCCTTGGGGTGGAACGTTGGCGATTGTGCCTTCTAGCATCTTCAGCAAGGCTTGCTGTACACCTTCACCGGAAACATCTCTAGTAATTGAGGGGTTTTCGCTCTTGCGGGCAATTTTATCAATTTCGTCGATGTAGATAATGCCTCGTTGTGCTTCTTCTACATCCAAATCAGCTACTTGCAGCAATCGTAGTAGAATGTTTTCTACATCTTCCCCTACATACCCTGCTTCTGTCAGTGTTGTGGCATCTGCAACCGCAAAGGGAACATCCAGAATTTTGGCAAGGGTTTGGGCTAGGAGCGTTTTGCCACAACCAGTAGGGCCAATTAACAAGATATTGGATTTTTGCAGTTCTACGGCATCATCAGCACCATTTTTCCCACTACCCTTAGACTGCAAAAGTGCTAGCCGTTTGTAATGGTTATAAACCGCCACTGACAAGACTTTTTTGGCTTCATCTTGCCCTATGACGTGTTCGTCTAGGTATTTTTTAATCTCTCTGGGTTTGGGTATTTGGGTCAGGGAGAGACTGGAAGAGCGGGTGCGGCGTTTTTGTGGGGGTTCTGACTTTGGTGCTGGTTGTGCCGCCGCACCATTTGTATCTAGTAACTCCTCATCTAGTATTTCATTACACAAGTCAACGCATTCATCGCAGATGTAGACTCCCGGCCCTGCGATCAATTTACGCACCTGCTCTTGAGACTTGCCACAAAACGAACATTTCAAATGGGAGTCGTACTTAGACATACCAGCCTCTTATTTCACAACAGTGACATTTTCCCCAGCAGTGGGGAGATTTTGTCTGGAGATAACTTGATCGATCAAACCGTAACTCTTTGCCTCTTCTGCGGACATAAAGAAGTCGCGATCAGTATCAGTTTCGATTCTTTCTAAAGGTTGACCAGTGTGTTTAGCTAATAACTGATTCAACTGAGCTTTAATGTACAGAATTTCCCTAGCTTGGATTTCTATGTCAATTGCTTGACCTTGAGCGCCGCCTAGGGGTTGGTGAATCATAATGCGGGAATCGGGTAGAGACATACGCTTACCTGGTGTTCCGGCTGTTAGTAAAAACGCCCCCATGCTTGCGGCTAATCCAAAACATATAGTAACAACATCGGGACGTATCTGTTGAATTGTATCATAGATTGCCATGCCTGCGTAGACAGAGCCGCCAGGGGAGTTGATGTACAGTTGGATGTCTTTTTCCGAGTCTTCGGCATCCAGGAATAACAACTGGGCAACAATGGTATTGGCTACGGCATCGTCGATGGGAGTTCCCAAAAATATAATCCGCTCTCGCAGTAGGCGGGAGTAGATATCAAAAGCCCTTTCACCCATACCTGATTGTTCTACTACCATTGGCACAATATTGCTGATACCGTTCAAATGGGAGTAGATTCCGATTGGACTGGAATTGCTAATGGTGTAGTTTGCCGACTGCGATACAAGCATAGGAGAACAGTTAAAAGATAGTTGGTACAGATATTTTGGCAGCTGTGGCTGCGCTAAATTCATAGATGGAATTTTGAATTTACCTATGTGTTAACCATTATGCCTCATCTATATTCTTCTCGTATAACACAGGATCAGGCAAAGAAGATCATGAAATAAATACGGCATCACTACACAGGGCATTGGGAATATAATCTCCTTCGCAGAAAAGCCAGCTACATCCTACACCCCTACATCCGTACTCTCCACTCCCTGTATTTCTTAAATAATTGGAGTTGATGATTGCTGAGTGTTGAGTACAAAGTTTTGTGACTCATATACTCAGCATTTATAACCGCAAAATCAGCTTTTGTGGAAAATTTTATTCCCCTGCTGTTGATTCTGTGGCAACTTCTGGTGTTTGTGCCTCAGTCTCAGGTGCAGTTGTCTCTGACTCTTCCTCTGGGCTTTGTAATGAACCTTCTGGTACAAGTTCGACGGTGGAATGCTCTAACAGCCAATTGATGATCTTTTCGGTCAATAGTTCGTTTTCTACGACTGAGCGCAGTCTGTCTTCGTCAATATCTTCCTCTGGATACTGTTCCAACAGTTCTGTGACTCTGGCTTGAATTTCTTCTGGGGTGGTTTCAATTGACTCACGTTTAGCAACTTCTTGTAAAGCCAAAGACCGCTTCAGGCGTTCAATGGCTTCATCGCGCGATCGCTCCCGTAATTGCGGAATAATATCTTCGGTAAATAACTTTCTCACATCCAGCCCTTGCTGCGACAGCTTAATTGCTGTTTGTGTGAGCATCGTGTCGATTTCTTGATCAATGAGGGTGGCAGGTAAATCGACTTCTATGTGTTTCAGTAATTCTGCTAATAAAGCCTCTTGCTGGTTGGCTTTGGTTTTCTCCTCAGCTTCTTTTTGATACCGCTCTTCTAAAGATCCACGCAGAGCTTCTAAGGTGTCAAAGTCGCTGACTTCTTGGGCGAAATCATCATCTAATGCCGGCAGTTCTTTTTCTTTAATTTCTTTGAGTGTCACCGTAAAAATTGCCGGTTTCCCTGCTAACTCTTCGTTAACGTAGGGATCTGGGAACTGAGCGGCAACTTCTTTGGTTTCTCCAGGGTTCATCCCCACTATGCCAGACACAAAACCAGGAATAAATTTATCTTCCTGCAATTCCACCTGAAAATCGCTAGCTTCACCACCTGGAATTGGTTCTGGTTCTGCTGTTTCGTCATCTCCTTCGGCTTTGGCTATGACACCTTTAAAATCAACTACAGCTACATCACCAATTTGAGCTGCACGTCCTTCTACGGGAATCAAGGTTGCCATTTGCTGACGTTCTTGTTCTAGAACTTCATCCACCCGATTGGGATCATGCTTGATTTCTTCGGCTTGAGCTTGCAACCCTGTGTACTGCACTAAATTCACTTCTGGTGATACATCAACAGCAGCTGCAAAAGTCAGGGGTTGGCCTGGTTCGTAGTTATTGATTAAATCATCAAAGTCAGAGCGCAAGCGGGGTTGACCAATTGCCTGAATAGATTCCTGCTTGACGGCTTGCTCAATGCCATCTTGAATGAGTTCTTCTAGTGCTGCGGCTTTAATGCGAGTAATGCCTAAACGCTGTACCAATATCTGCCTAGGTACTTTGCCTTTACGAAACCCAGGAATATTGACTGTACCTGCTAAGTTTTTAATAACCTGTTCGTAAGTTTTCTGAGTAATTTCTGGTGTTATCTCTATTTCCAGCCCAATTTGGCTGGCGGGAAGTTTTTCCTGGGTAACTTTCATGCTTCGTCTCTAATTTTCTGGTGTTTGTGACTCCAAGTACATACAAGAGGCGATCGCTCGCTTCTATTCGGTTAATGTCTCTTGGTTTAAAATGGGAGGTGTCTACAAGGCATATGTCCTGCCTAGCGTAAAGATCCAGTTTACTGCTAATGGCAAAGGTCTTGACAGTATTACCGATATAACTTTACTGATTAAACAGGCGACTCTTAACGAAGTTGGGGAGCAGGGAGTAGGGAGAAATGGGGAAAGTCCTCCTCTGTTGCACCGTACCCCCTGACTTGAAAGAGCAGGGGGAGCAGGGGAGGCAGGGGGAGAAAGACATCTTTCATGTTTGACTGTGAAACTTGCTTCATCGGGACTGACTTAATTTTTCTTCTCCCCATACCCCACTCAGATGTTTCAATTTCCCAAGTATGCCTCCTGACTTCTTCAATGATTCATAACATGGGAATTTTGCCATTAGGCGTAAACACATCACTTAATTGATTTTCTACTGATAGCTGGTTGTTGTATAATACATATAATTTTTTTAATCTAATGGTAAATTAAACTAAAGATATATTGTAAAATCCGGCATTAATACATTTAAGTACCGAAAAAACAGCGTGGTGGCAAAAAAGAAGAAGATAACAAAATAAAAAATTATTTAAACTCAGTTATTGCTATTTAGTGGATAAATTGTAAGTCTTGCTCAAAAATTAATGATCTATAACCTCTTAAAGGAGGAAGTTAGTTTGTCAAAATCGTATCGTGTAGCTATTTTAGGGGCAACTGGTGCTGTAGGTACAGAGTTGCTGGAATTACTAGAAAGCCGGAATTTTCCGGTGGCTGATTTAAAGTTATTGGCATCAGCCAGAAGTGTGGGGCGATCGCTCCCCTTTAAAGGTGAAGATATCCCCATAGAACCAGTCAGCGATCGCGCTTTTGAAAATGTGGATATCGTCCTCGCTAGTGCGGGTGGTTCTACATCCAAAACTTGGGCAGCAGTAGCTGTAGAAAAGGGCGCAGTCGTCATCGACAACTCCAGCGCCTTTAGGATGAACCCCGAAGTTCCCCTGGTAGTCCCAGAGGTGAATCCCCAAGCCGCAGCTAACCATCAAGGGATTATCGCCAATCCCAACTGCACCACAATTTTAATGACATTGGCAGTCTGGCCTTTACACCAAGTCAAACCAGTGCAAAGGATTGTCGCCGCTACCTATCAATCTGCTAGTGGTGCGGGTGCCAAAGCCATGGAAGAAGTCAAAACCCAAAGTAGCGCCATTTTACAGGGGCAGCCACCAGTCGCCGAAGTCTTGCCCTATCCCTTGGCATTTAATTTATTTCCCCATAATTCCCCCATGACCGATTCCGGGTATTGTGAGGAAGAAATGAAAATGGTCAACGAAACCCGCAAAATTTTTGGTACACAACAAATTAGAATTACAGCTACTTGTGTACGGGTTCCCGTACTCCGCGCCCATTCAGAAGCCATTAATCTAGAGTTTGCTGAACCATTTTCCCCAGACGCAGCCAGAGAAATTTTAAGCCAAGCCCCTGGAGTGAAATTATTAGAAGATTGGGGCAGAAATTACTTCCCCATGCCAATAGAAGCTAGTGGCCGCGATGAAGTTTTAGTGGGTAGAATCCGCCAAGATATTTCTCATCCCTGTGGTTTAGAACTTTGGCTGTGCGGTGATCAAATTCGCAAAGGCGCAGCCTTGAATGCAGTGCAGATAGCCGAGTTGTTAGTAGAGAAAAACTTACTCCAACCTGCAAAGGCATACGTTTCTTAGGAGGGAGTGGGGAGTAGGGGTATAGGGGTTTAAGGCAAAAGAATTACTACCTATTAACTTCTGAGCCGCTAACAGCACTCGTTACTACTAATCTTGTAAGCAACTCGCAAATAAGTTATTACAATGAAAACCACCAAGACAAAAAAACAAAAAGGTAATTGAGGAGTAAAAAGAGGGTGGGAGATTTTGGCAGAGTTTTAACCGCTATGATTACACCGTTTAAAGCAGACGGTGGTGTAGACTATGCTTTAGCGGCAGAACTAGCAGCACATCTAGCTGATAACGGTACAGACACCTTGGTGGTGTGCGGCACAACTGGTGAGTCTCCTACCTTAAGTTGGGACGAAGAATACCAGTTATTTGTGGAAGTATTGCAGGCAGTCGCAGGCAAAGCCAAAGTCATAGCAGGATGTGGTTCAAATTCCACCAAAGAAGCGATCGCAGCAACCCAAAAGGCAGTTAAAATAGGTGTACATGGTACATTACAAGTTGTCCCCTACTACAACAAACCACCACAAGCAGGTTTGTACCGACACTTTCAGGCAATAGCTGAGTCCTGTCCCGAACTACCGCTATTGTTGTACAACGTCCCCGGCCGTACAGGTCAAAATCTCAGTCCAGAGACAGTTGTACAGTTAGCCGCAATTGACAATATAGTTGGTATCAAAGAAGCTAGTGGTAATATCGATCAAGCCAGCGAAATTCGTAGGTTGACACCGAAAGAGTTTCAGATTTACTCTGGAGATGATTCGTTGACCCTGCCCTTGTTAGCGATCGGGGCAAAGGGTGTAGTCAGTGTAGCTTCTCATCTGGTTGGTAATCAACTACAGCAGATGATTCAAGCTTTTGAGTCCGGGCAAGTTGCAGTTGCCAGTGAAATTCATCTCCAACTCTTCCCATTGTTCAAAGCTTTATTTGTCACTACAAATCCGATTCCCGTTAAACAAGCACTAAAACTTCAAGGTTGGGAGGTTGGTTCTACACGTCCGCCATTATGTGAAGCTGACCCAGAAGTTAGCCAAAAATTAGCGGCGGTAATGAAAAATCTCGATTTAATTTAATCATAATTGCTAATTACTGTTGGCCAAAACTGTATATCAATATCATGTAATAGGCGGATAACGCCTGTTAAAAACTCTTATAGATATACACAAAATTACTCTATGTAAAGTCCTTTTTATTGAATCAAAAACTGCACATTTAATTAAAAGTTGGCTGCTTTCCAATAGCAGGCTTGTCTTGTCATTCCTACAAACTTTCAATCGATTTATTCTCAAACAACAAACAACAAATCTTCAGGAGAAAATGGCTAAAAACGAAACTAACTCCGCCCTAAAAATTATTCCGTTGGGTGGTTTGCATGAAATTGGTAAAAATACCTGCGTTTTTGAATATGATGATGAAATTGTCTTATTAGATGCGGGTTTGGCCTTCCCGACAGAAGCCATGCACGGAGTCAACATCGTCCTCCCAGATACGACTTATCTGCGGGAAAATCGCCACAAAATTAAAGGCATGATTGTCACCCACGGTCATGAAGACCACATTGGCGGGATTGCTTTTCACCTCAAACAATTTGACATTCCCGTAATTTACGGGCCTAGGCTAGCAATGGCGATGCTAGAGGGGAAATTAGAAGAAGCCGGAGTCCGCGATCGCACAGAATTAAGAACAGTCCTACCCCGTGATGTCGTGCGGATTGGCAAATCGTTCTTTGTCGAATACATCCGCAACACCCACTCCATTGCTGATAGCTTCACCATCGCCATCCACACGCCTTTGGGTGTGGTGATTCACACCGGGGATTTTAAAATTGACCACACCCCAGTCGATGGTGAAAGATTTGACTTACAACGCCTAGCAGAACACGGTGAAAAAGGTGTACTTTGCTTGTTGAGTGACTCCACTAACTCAGAAGTACCAGGATTCACTCCTTCCGAACGTTCCGTTTATCCCAACCTAGATCGGGTATTTAGTCAGGCCAGTGGGCGATTATTTGTCACTACCTTTGCTTCTAGCGTGCATCGGATCAATATGATTTTGCAGCTAGCGAAAAAGCATAATCGGACTGTGACAGTGGTTGGGCGTTCCATGTTGAATTTGATTGCCCATGCCCGAAATCTGGGTTATGTCAAGTGTGAAGACAGCCTACTGCAACCCCTGCATATGGTTCGCTCTCTTCCCGATGAGAATGTACTGATTCTCACAACTGGCTCTCAGGGGGAAACAATGGCAGCCATGACCCGGATTGCCAACAAAGAACACCCCCACATTAAAATCCGTCAAGGAGACACAGTTGTATTTTCTGCTAACCCCATTCCCGGTAATACAATTGCTGTCGTTAATACCATTGATAAGTTGATGATCCAGGGGGCAAAAGTCGTATATGGACGCGATAAAGGTATCCACGTCTCCGGACACGGCTGTCAGGAAGACCAAAAACTGATGCTTGCCTTGACTCGCCCCAAATTCTTTGTGCCGGTTCACGGTGAACATCGGATGTTAGTGAAGCACTCAGAAACTGCTCAGAGTATGGGTGTACCTCCAGAAAATATGGTGATTATTCAGAATGGTGATGTCATAGAACTGACAGAAGATGCCATTCGGGTGGCTGGTAAAGTGCCATCTGGGATTGAACTGGTGGATACTACAAGTTCTGGGATGGTGAGTGCGAAGGTTTTACAAGAACGCCAGCGTATGGCAGAGGAAGGGATTGTCACTATTGCTGCTGCCATCGATTGGCAGGGTAAACTCATGGCCAAGCCAGAAATTCATCTGCGCGGTGTTGTTACCAGTGTAGAGCGATCGCTGGTACAGAAATGGGTACAACAGCGTATTGAAGAAATCCTCACCGTGCGTTGGTCGGAGTTCGCTGCTGGGGAAGGTGAACAACCGGAAGTCGATTGGGGTGGCTTGCATGGCACTTTGGAGCGAGAATTGCACCGTTCCATTCGTCGGGAATTGCAATGTCAGCCTTCTGTGACTTTGTTGATGCAAATGCCAGATGAGCCACCTGTGAAAGTTGCTGATGGTAGAAGGCGACGGACTCGGACGGCTGCTCAGGTCGCTTCGTAAGAATAAGCTCACCCATACTGCCAGCAGAACCCGTAGGGTAGGCGCAAAAGAACAGTAAGCTCAATTCAATTTCTCAGGCTATGCAAGGATTTGAGCGTAAGAGAGAGTAGAAATTAGCCGTAAAGCACCGCATAATTGTGGTGCTTTAACGCACGCCACTACAATTTGAGGTTGATTTTATAAATCATCTCTGATTTTGTTCATAGTAATTTTGTGATGATCATGTAATAATTCTTACGTCCAGAGTCAGATACACAGCATGAATTGATCAAGATAAGATATTTGCCAAATATAATTTACATCTTATCTACTCAGTATTTGTGGTTAATCAACATTCTGAAAGCCTGATACATAATCACCTAGAAAAGCCCTCAATCCAGCAATATCAATTTAGCTGGTTTGACTGGTTTTGTTTGTGGTATCCTCCGGGTTGGCTAATTTTATTTAACCGCCACTGGCAACATTATCATACAGACCCAGAGGGTTGGCATTGGCTAGAATATTTACTATTTTTAATTCCTGGGGGATTTTATCTAGCATTTTTGAGTCGCTGGTTGCGCTTAGGTTGTCGTTCACCTAGAACGGATATTGAAGAATTTAATCCTAACTATCAACGGGCATTCCGTGAAGAAATTTTAGCTCCCATTGTGAAGTATTATTTTCGTGGGGAATTGCAGCAAGTTGAGAATTTACCTACAACAGAACCAATCATCGTGGCGATGAATCATGCAGGGATGTGTTTTCCTTGGGACTTTATTTGTTTGGGTTATTTATTAGGCGAAGCCAGAGGTTGGACAGCACAACCTTTAGCGGGGATATCATTATTTGATCATCCTTGGGTGGTATGGTGGCTACCTCCCAAATGGTCGCAGATTTTAGGGGCTGTTCGAGCAGAGTTAGGTGAGTTTGAACAAGCTATTTCCCAAGGTAAAATTCTGTTATATGCACCCGAAGGTTTACGCGGGCCGTTAAAAGGTTGGGGGAAACGCTACCAACTGCAAAAATTTGATCTGAGTTTTTTACAGTTGAGCGATCGCTATCATATTCCCATTCTCCCAGTCGTTTGCATTGGTAGCGAATCCTTACATCCTTGGACTGTCAATCTCAGAAAATTACAAACACTATTCAAATTACCGTTTTGTCCCTTATCACCTTTGATGTTGGTGCTAATTCTTTTTCCCTCAATGGGGGTGTGGGCTATGAGAACTCGCTTGCGTTATTTTATTCAGCCAGTAGAAGCAGTAAACACAAAAACAGAGTGTGATCACGAAGTCAGCAAAGGCAGGAAAGCAATTTATCAACGCGTCAATCAATTACGTGAACAATTGCAAATTCAAATTAATCAATTGATCAGTCTTTAACTGAACACGATATGATAGCTTTTTACTCCACTGAAGCAGTCCCGAAGCGATAGCCTTTACCGTAAACTGTATGAATCAAAGGTGTTTCTTTGCCTACCTCAATTTTGCGCCGGAGAAGACGAATTAATGCTGCTATGACGTTACTACTTGGCTGTTCTTCATCTTGCCAGAGATATTGCATAATTTGGGCATGAGTTAGTAACTGTCCAGTATGTTCCATAAAGTATTGCAACAGCTGGCTTTCTTTGTCTGAGAGTTCAATTACCCTTCCTTGACGGTAGGCGACTTGGTTCTCATAATCAAGTTCTAAATCAGCTACAGTTAATCTTCCCGTTGTCGCTTCATAACTTTGTGAACCAGAACGACGCAACAAAGCACGGACTCTAGCCAATAACTCCCGCAGTTCAAAAGGTTTAACTAAATAGTCATCGGCACCGGCATCTAAGCCTTCTACTCTGTCATCTAGAGTATCTTTGGCAGTGAGAAACAATACAGGGGTAATTTTGCCTTGATGACGCAATTCTTGACAAATCTCTAACCCCGTTTTTCCAGGTAGCATCCAATCTAAAATCAGCAAGTCATAACCGCCTGACTGTGCCATATCGCTGCCACTTGTACCATCATAAGCGGCATCTACGACGTAACCCTCACGCGTCAAAACACGGCTTAAAGGGGCTGTAAGTTCTACTTCATCATCAACTAATAAAATTCTCATGCTGCTTGGGTGAGCAATAGAGATATTCTCAATATTATTGAACTGCTTAGACAAGGACATTGATAAAGTGTCCATAGCCAAGGATACCAATAAAGAGAATGTTAACTGTTGCGTTACCGAAAGGGGAACTACTTAAAAATAGCATCCGCCTCCTGCAATCTGTGGGCTTGGATTTTAGTGCTTTTTTAGACTCAGGAAACCGCCAACTGCAAATTACTGATGCTAGCGGAAAAGCCAAAGGATTATTAGTTAGAGGGCAAGATGTGCCTGTATATGTAGAATATGGTCAGGCACAAATCGGTATTATCGGTTACGATGTACTTAAAGAAAAGCAGCCACAAGTTGCCCATTTAGTTGATTTGCAGTTTGGCTATTGTCGAATGTCGGTAGCTGTTAAAGCATCCAGTCCCTACAAATCGCCTTTAGATTTACCACCTCACAGTCGGGTTGCTTCTAAATATGTCAACTGTGCTTGTGAATACTTCCAAAGTTTAGATTTACCTGTGGAAATAGTACCGCTTTACGGTTCTGTAGAACTTGGCCCCATTACAGGGATGTCTGAGGCTATTGTTGATTTAGTCTCTACAGGGCGGACTTTACGCGAAAACGGTTTGATTGAAATTACTACTTTGTATGAAAGCACGGCACGGTTGATTGCTCATCCCCTAAGTTATCGGCTGAATATGGGTAATTTACATCAATTGGTTGAGCAACTGCGAGAAGCGGTTTTGACACCTGCCTAACCCATTATCTGCAATTGATGGTTGGTTAGGGTGCGTCAGTATGAATAATTTCTTGGTACAGCTAGGTTTTCTCGCACTGACGCACCCTACATTTACTACATTTACGTTTTATTCTTTTTTCAGAAATTTTGGATACACTGAAATTAGCCGTAACGCTTCCTGCCTGGAAAAGAAATTTTAGTAACATTTTGTATAAGTTTTTAGTAAAAATCTAAAAAAAGTCTCATATAAAGCTCAAGATTTAGAAAAGTTCTGATAAATGTAAAAAATAATTAAGCAGGGCATGAAATCATCAGTATGCTTGCTTTGTCTACTTTTGAAAAATTTTTAATAAAAATTTATGACATTTTACTCAATTTCACAGGAACAGGCGAGACTTGCAGCTCTGCGCCAGTATCAAATTCTGGACACTGAACCCGAAGAAGCCTATGACAATCTGGCTCAGTTGGCTGCTTTTATTTGTAGTACGCCCATAGCGTTGGTCAATTTTATTGATGAACATCGTCAGTGGTTTAAGGCAAAATTGGGCATAGATGTTTCAGAAATGCCCCGTGGTGTGGGTTTTTCATACTTGTGTCAAGAAACACAGGGTGTTGTAGTCGTTCCCGATGCTTTAGCAGATGATCGCCTGGCTAGTAACGCAGTAGTAACCTCATATCCTTACGTGCGGTTTTATGCAGGTGTACCACTTTTTACTCCCCAAGGTGAGATATTGGGAACTCTCTGTGTGCTTGATCATGAACCAAAACAACTCAGTCAACAACAAATTGATGCACTGGTAGCTTTAAGTCGCTTAGTTATCAATCAATTGGAACTGCGGCGCAGTGTAAGAGATGTAGCACAGATTACAGAACAACTGATACAGCAAGAGCAGACAGCTCGCTTAGAATCGGAGACGGTAAGCGATCGCATTAGTAATATACTAGAAAGTATTACCGATGCGTTTTTTGCCCTAGATCAAGAGTGGCGATTCACTTACATCAATCGTCAAGCCGCAAGATTATTACAGAGAAACCAAACTGAGTTATTGAGTCAAAGTATCTGGGAAGTGTTTCCAGAGTCAAGAGAAACGTCATTTTATCGAGAGTATCACAGAGCGATCGCACAACAGATCAGCGTCGAATTTGAAGAGTTTTCACCATCCCTCAACAGATGGTTTGTAGTCCATGCCTACCCAAGTAGAGATGGCTTATCTGTTTATTTTCAAGATATTACCGACAAACGGCAAACCGCAACCGCACTGCAAGAGAGTGAAGCACGCTGGCAGTTAGCCTTACATGGTAATAATGATGGCATTTGGGATTGGAATGTTAAAACCAATGAAGTCTTCTTCTCCACACGCTGGAAAGAAATGTTGGGGTATGAAGACCATGAAATTGTTAACAATATAGAGGAATGGTCAAAGCGAGTTCATCCAGATGACTTAGATGAGGTAATGCAAGCCATTCAAGCTCATTTTGCTAAACAGACACCGTTTTACATTACCGAGCATCGCCTATTGTGCAAAGATGGAAGTTATAAATGGATATTGGATCGAGGACAGGCACTTTGGGATGAAAGCGGTAATGTAGTCCGCATGGTTGGTTCTCACACAGATATCCATGAACGCAAACAAGTAGAAGAAGAATTCAAAAGACAGAATTTGCGATCGCAACTATTTGCTGAAATAACCCTCAAAATTCGGGAA carries:
- the dapA gene encoding 4-hydroxy-tetrahydrodipicolinate synthase — encoded protein: MGDFGRVLTAMITPFKADGGVDYALAAELAAHLADNGTDTLVVCGTTGESPTLSWDEEYQLFVEVLQAVAGKAKVIAGCGSNSTKEAIAATQKAVKIGVHGTLQVVPYYNKPPQAGLYRHFQAIAESCPELPLLLYNVPGRTGQNLSPETVVQLAAIDNIVGIKEASGNIDQASEIRRLTPKEFQIYSGDDSLTLPLLAIGAKGVVSVASHLVGNQLQQMIQAFESGQVAVASEIHLQLFPLFKALFVTTNPIPVKQALKLQGWEVGSTRPPLCEADPEVSQKLAAVMKNLDLI
- a CDS encoding ribonuclease J: MAKNETNSALKIIPLGGLHEIGKNTCVFEYDDEIVLLDAGLAFPTEAMHGVNIVLPDTTYLRENRHKIKGMIVTHGHEDHIGGIAFHLKQFDIPVIYGPRLAMAMLEGKLEEAGVRDRTELRTVLPRDVVRIGKSFFVEYIRNTHSIADSFTIAIHTPLGVVIHTGDFKIDHTPVDGERFDLQRLAEHGEKGVLCLLSDSTNSEVPGFTPSERSVYPNLDRVFSQASGRLFVTTFASSVHRINMILQLAKKHNRTVTVVGRSMLNLIAHARNLGYVKCEDSLLQPLHMVRSLPDENVLILTTGSQGETMAAMTRIANKEHPHIKIRQGDTVVFSANPIPGNTIAVVNTIDKLMIQGAKVVYGRDKGIHVSGHGCQEDQKLMLALTRPKFFVPVHGEHRMLVKHSETAQSMGVPPENMVIIQNGDVIELTEDAIRVAGKVPSGIELVDTTSSGMVSAKVLQERQRMAEEGIVTIAAAIDWQGKLMAKPEIHLRGVVTSVERSLVQKWVQQRIEEILTVRWSEFAAGEGEQPEVDWGGLHGTLERELHRSIRRELQCQPSVTLLMQMPDEPPVKVADGRRRRTRTAAQVAS
- a CDS encoding 1-acyl-sn-glycerol-3-phosphate acyltransferase; translation: MVNQHSESLIHNHLEKPSIQQYQFSWFDWFCLWYPPGWLILFNRHWQHYHTDPEGWHWLEYLLFLIPGGFYLAFLSRWLRLGCRSPRTDIEEFNPNYQRAFREEILAPIVKYYFRGELQQVENLPTTEPIIVAMNHAGMCFPWDFICLGYLLGEARGWTAQPLAGISLFDHPWVVWWLPPKWSQILGAVRAELGEFEQAISQGKILLYAPEGLRGPLKGWGKRYQLQKFDLSFLQLSDRYHIPILPVVCIGSESLHPWTVNLRKLQTLFKLPFCPLSPLMLVLILFPSMGVWAMRTRLRYFIQPVEAVNTKTECDHEVSKGRKAIYQRVNQLREQLQIQINQLISL
- the rppA gene encoding two-component system response regulator RppA, giving the protein MRILLVDDEVELTAPLSRVLTREGYVVDAAYDGTSGSDMAQSGGYDLLILDWMLPGKTGLEICQELRHQGKITPVLFLTAKDTLDDRVEGLDAGADDYLVKPFELRELLARVRALLRRSGSQSYEATTGRLTVADLELDYENQVAYRQGRVIELSDKESQLLQYFMEHTGQLLTHAQIMQYLWQDEEQPSSNVIAALIRLLRRKIEVGKETPLIHTVYGKGYRFGTASVE
- the hisG gene encoding ATP phosphoribosyltransferase, with amino-acid sequence MLTVALPKGELLKNSIRLLQSVGLDFSAFLDSGNRQLQITDASGKAKGLLVRGQDVPVYVEYGQAQIGIIGYDVLKEKQPQVAHLVDLQFGYCRMSVAVKASSPYKSPLDLPPHSRVASKYVNCACEYFQSLDLPVEIVPLYGSVELGPITGMSEAIVDLVSTGRTLRENGLIEITTLYESTARLIAHPLSYRLNMGNLHQLVEQLREAVLTPA